One window of the Rhipicephalus sanguineus isolate Rsan-2018 chromosome 2, BIME_Rsan_1.4, whole genome shotgun sequence genome contains the following:
- the LOC119381200 gene encoding putative gamma-glutamylcyclotransferase CG2811 yields MGAEINAEQAQHLVFTYGTLKRGQPNHHILTNHKNGAATLVGTARTLKKWPLVLVSSYEIPCLLPREDLGHKVSGEVYAVDDRMLETLDCLESHPDVYVRKQEDVVLKSSQPHSANPNAEDNPLSGTSPSTEPGERLKTWIYFVRKVERKHLSLPFVPFYAQRVAYPTFTGEKEESLQFLDKEFKPIAADDSCHREQA; encoded by the exons ATGGGAGCCGAAATAAACGCAGAGCAGGCGCAGCACCTGGTGTTCACGTACGGCACCCTGAAGCGTGGCCAACCAAATCATCACATCCTAACGAACCACAAGAACGGCGCCGCTACGCTAGTTGGCACAGCGAGGACGCTCAAGAAATGGCCGCTCGTCCTCGTGTCCTCGTACGAGATACCGTGTCTGCTGCCCCGTGAGGACCTGGGCCAC AAGGTATCCGGTGAAGTGTACGCAGTCGACGACCGGATGCTGGAGACCCTAGACTGCCTCGAGTCTCACCCGGACGTTTACGTCAGGAAGCAGGAAGACGTCGTGTTGAAATCTTCACAGCCACATTCCGCCAACCCTAACGCCGAGGATAATCCGCTGTCCGGAACATCGCCTTCGACAGAACCCGGCGAGCGGCTAAAAACGTGGATCTACTTCGTGCGCAAAGTAGAGAGAAAACACCTGTCGCTGCCTTTCGTGCCTTTCTACGCGCAGAGGGTCGCGTATCCCACATTTACAGGGGAGAAAGAAGAGTCGCTGCAGTTCTTGGACAAGGAGTTCAAACCCATTGCCGCTGACGACAGCTGCCACAGAGAACAGGCTTGA